ACTTTCAATCTAGGTCGCGATTGGGGGCGACGCAAATATTTTTTTGCCGGCAGCGGCAACTTTTTAGAATGGCCAGAAGACCACTGCCAATACGATCGCCGCGATACTTGCGGTGCAGCCAGCCAAAACCAGCGCTCCATCTTTGGCCGTCATCCCTAAAGCAATCAACGCGATGGCTGTTCCCGGTACGGCGACCGCGAACGGGAGAAATGCAAGCGGGACGAAGAGCGCCGCCAGAATCATCACCACCAGGGCGATCGCTTGGCGAAATGGGGCTTCGATCAGAAAGGAAAGGCGGTTGTGAATCCATGGCTCGAACCATACCGCCCAGGGACGAGTCGACTTGACCGAGTTGACTAACTTCTCACGTGAGAAAGAAAAGGCGAGCAATCGCTTCGGCAGCCAGATGTGAGAGCGAGCGGCAAGCATCTGCGCCGCGATGACAAAGATCAATGCGCCGGTGAAGATCGAGACGCCTGGGATCGCGCCTAGCGGCGAGACGGCCAGCACCGCAGGAACCAATAGTACGGGGCCAAAGCTGCGGCTGTTCAACGCATCCATCACATCGCCGAACGAAGCGTTTTCGCCTGTGGTATTGTCGACTAACTGGTCGAGCACGTCGCTCAAATTCTCCGGCTTCTCCGTCGCGCAGGCCGTCTCCATCAAGATCTCCAGGTTGAGTTACTTCGCCTAATTGGCTGGGTTATCGGTTCGTCCTTCGACATCAATATTGACGCCTTGTCCGCCGCCGATATCGATATCGATCTTGGCTTTGCTTTCATCTTCTAGCGGAGCAGGATCGACGGTCGAGTCGATCGTGGGAGGAGTCGGATCGACAGGGACTTGATTGGGGGGAGGAGCACACCCGAGAAATAGCGCGGCTGCACAGACGACGCCAAGCCCAAGGTGATACATTTCAAAGGGGTCAATGCGGCGAAACATGAGAGCGACTCCAGTTTGAGGGTAGCGCGAAAAAAGAACGGCCCGCCTGGCTGGTGACTCGGCGAGCCGTTCGGCTAGGGGAAACTAGCCAGGTATCGTGACGGCCTGATCGCTGTTGTCAGCTGGCGGAGTCTCTGGCGCCGGTTGGGTTTCGATGTTCACTTCGGTTTCTGGCTCCGAATCGCCGTCAACTTGATCCTTAACTTCTTCAGCGCCTTCCTCGATCGACTTGCCGGCGTCATTTAGCATCTGCTTGCCGGACTCGACCGCCTGGCCGGCGTCTTCTTTGATTTGCTGCGTGTTGACTTCAATCGTGGTCTTGTCGCTGGAGTTCTCGACGGTGGCGTAGCCCATCGCGTAGATGATTCCGCAGGCAAGCACGATGATCACGGCGAGTGTCGCTAATACGGCGACTAGCGAGTTGCCGCGGCGTATGAGGTAAGTCTTCATGGGATTTCTCTAGGGGGTTGGATCAGAGGGTTACGGCGTCGATCACCACATCTCTCCTTTAGGCATTTCGCGGGCCAATTGGTCGCAGTTGATTCTAAACCCTTTGATATTAAAAGGTTGTGGCCTCAGTGCGGCGATCTGTGAGTTGCCCAAGATTGGCGGTCGGACGACCAGCCTGATTGCGCTACGCACGAAGAGACGAGAAGATTGGCTGTTGAATCTTGCGCGATTGAGCGTGGATGCCGCACATTTGATCGATTTCGGCCAGAACTCAAGAAAAATGAACTTCCTAAGCAAAGATGGTCGGCTATTTGCTCAGTTAGCGCATCTGAGATAGTTGCAGGAGATGCGGGTGGGGTGACGGTCACTCTATATAGCGATTTCGACCACTTATTAAGGCCAATGCGGTCGCGAACAGAGCTCCGCCGATAACCGACCAGACGATTGGAAACGTAGTGTCGCCGATTTGGATTGCCAATAGTTCGCCGATTCCAATCCAACGCGATATCCACGCGCCTAGTAAAGCACCAATAAATCCGAGCGCGACAGAAACCAGACAACCGCCGTGGGAATAGCCTGCGAGCGATTGTCCGATCGAACCGCAGATTCCGGCAACTAGCAGTAACAACAAAAATTCGATCAGGGTCATGGCGATTGTCACCTCAAATGGAATGGGCAAGCCTTACGGAACGGTTCAAGTAAGCAAGCGGCGCGCCAAAGTGCGGTCGATTGATTGGGCAATTCGTTCTACGATAGGAGCTTTCAATTCCAGTGGGAGTATTGTTAGTGGACGCCGCTGATCCGCCGAAGAAATTATTTCTCCGACTGATGGAGGCGTTCGCCGTGGGCGATTCGCTACCCGATTCTGTAAGACGCGTTTTACCGTGGTTAGTGCACGAGTTTGAGTGTCGCTTTGGATGCGTCAGCATTCCGGGCGAATCTACAAGCCCGCAGACCTTGGCTGCGCAACTCTGGCATCCCGAAGAACTGATCGATTGTGACGACGTCGCCCAGCGATTGCGGCGGCGACATTCAGAAGTTGCTCCGGCCGAAGCAGGTGAAGCGGTGCTGCGCGCCTTTGTTGAGAAGCAGCCGGTGATTGAGTTGCTCGATTCGACCCTGCACGCTGACCAATCGCTTTCGATTTTAGCGATCCCTGTATTTCTGGATGACAAGCCGGTATTAGCGATCGAACTATTCGGCGACTCCGAGAAATTAGAGGATCCACGGATCAAAATGAAATTGGCGGATGCGATGCGCGGTCTGTCGGTCTTGGCCGCTTGTTGGCGTCGCGATGAATCGTATCAACGCTTGGCGCAGATCGTTGATTCGTCGTACGACGCGATTATCAGCCGCGATATTGATGACCAGATCACCAGTTGGAACGCCGGAGCGGAAGCGGTCTACGGCTACCAGGCCGAAGAGGCGCTCGGCAAGCCGATTTCTCTTTTATTTCCGCCGACGCAGCACGAGGAAGAGCCGGAAATTGTGGAAGCTCGTGTGCACGGCAAACGATTGACGCAGTTTGAAACGGAGCGTCGTCGTCGCGACGGACGAATCATCTCGGTTTCGATCACGGTCTCTCCGTTGCGCGACGCCAACGAGCGGATTATCGGCGTCTCGACAATCGAACGCGATATTTCAGAGCGGAAATTCGCCGAACGTGAGCTGCAAAAAGCGAAAGCGGCCGCCGAACGAGCGAATCGGGCTCGCAGCGAGTTTCTCGCCAACGTCAGCCATGAGATTCGAACTCCGATGAACGCGATCATCGGCATGACCAAGTTGACTTTGGCCGAAGATCTGCCGGAAGCGGTGCGGGACTATGTCGAAACGGCGAACTCGTCGGCGCATACGTTATTGAGCTTGTTGAACGACATCCTCGACTTCTCGAAAATTGAAGCCGGCAAATTCACGATTGACCGATCCGAATTCAACCTGCGACAGACCATTGACGCAACGATGCGGGCATTGTCGGAGCGCGCCTTCTCGAAGGGATTGGAAGTCGCTATCGACTATGATTCGCGCATTCCTGAAGAATTGATCGGCGACGCGATTCGACTGCGGCAAATCATCACCAACCTGGTTTCCAACGCGGTGAAGTTTACCGAACGCGGGGAAGTGCTGTTGTCGGTCAAGCTGTTGCGGCGTTTTCCTCGTGAAGTCCGCATTCGATTTACGATCAACGATACTGGGGTCGGCATCACGGAGGCGGATCAAAAACGAATTTTCGAGCCGTTCACGCAAGTCGACAGCTCTTCCACACGAAATTTTGGCGGCAGCGGATTGGGGCTGACGATCTGTCACGAACTGCTGGAGTTGATGGGAGGGCGTCTGGAACTGAGTAGTGAACCCGGCGTCGGCAGCCGGTTTTCGTTCGCACTCCTCTTTCCACGCACAAGGACCGCCGAAAGTCGCCTGCGAAGTGCGATCCTTCCGCCAGAGTTCGCCGGCATGCAGGTGCTGGTCGTCGACGACAACGAAACTAACCGAAAGATCTTGCGTGAACTGCTACGTTCATGGGAATTGGACGCATTTACCACTTCTGACGCCGAAGAAGCGATTCGTCTGTTTAGCGAAAAGCAAAAGGTGGGCGACCCGTTTGATTTGGTGCTGATTGATGCGCTGATGCCGGGGATCGACGGCTACGATTTGTGCAAACGACTGGGAGAGGTCGCAGGAAAGACTCCACCGATCGTGTTGATGGCGGCTCCAAGCGATCGACATCACTTTCGCGAACGTGAAGAAGATTTGCCGATTCGTTCGACGTTGGCCAAACCGATCACCGCGTCGAGCTTGCATGACTCCTTAGTCGAAGCGATGGCGATCGCCGCGCCAGAAAGTCAACGCTCCCGTTCGGTTGAAGTGTTATCGAGCTTTAACGCATTGCGAGTGATGCTGGTCGAAGACACCGCCGCGAATCGCAAGCTGGTGACGAGCCTGCTGAAAAAGCGGGGGCATATCGTCGTCGAGGCGCACAATGGACGTGAAGCGCTCGAGAAATATCGGGACGATGAATTTGACGTGATCCTGATGGATGTGCAAATGCCGATCATGGATGGGTTGCAGACGACTGCCGCGATCCGTCAGATTGAACGTGAAGAAGGTTTTGAAGCGACGCCGATTATCGCGATGACGGCCCATGCGATGCAGGGAGATCGCGAGAAGTGTCTTGGCGCCGGAATGGACGCGTATATCTCCAAGCCGATCGATATTGACGATCTGCTTGCCACCCTAGAAAGCCTGGCCAACGATTTTAGCAACAGTATGAACGGCGAAAACGAATCCAATCCGATCAAGATCCGCCCGCAAGGGGAACCGTTGCACCTGGAATCAACTCTGGAGCGATTGGGAGGCGATCTCGAATTGTTCCGCGATTTCGTCGGCTTTTACGACGAAGACTCGCAAGCGCTGTTACGTGATCTGGTTGAAGCGTCTCAAGCAGGCGATGCACGCCGTTTAGAGTTGGCTTCGCACAGTCTCAAAGGGTTGGCCGGCAATGTCGGCGGTGAGGCGGCTTCTCATTTGGCGGCCCAAATGGAAGAAGCGGTCCGTTCTGGAAAGATCGAACAAGCGCAGGGAATGATCGATGCGATGCTCGCCGAGTTTGATCGCCTGGCGAAAGCGCTCGAGCCTTTTCGGCGTTAAGCGACTTCTTTCTGGTCGCCGCACGTCCACAGCGACGGCGATCAAATCATTCACCGTTGGCGGTCGCACGCATTTCTAACAAGCGATGAGAATTCTAACTCGTTGCACTCACTGTGGTTAAGTAGACGCTTTTGCCGCTGTTGCAACGTTTGGCATACCAACTGCATTAGAGGTCTTTTCGAACACAACATCTCGCAACCATCCCAGGCTTGCGAGATCATCCAACAAACCTGCCTTTCTGAAGGAGACTGTTATGTTGTCATGGGCTTTGATGTTTTTCATTATCGCGCTGATCGCTGCTGGACTTGGTTTTGGCGGCGTTGCTGGCGCAGCGGCTGGTATCGCGAAGATTTTGTTCTTCGTCTTTCTAGTCTTGTTCGTCGTGAGTCTGTTGGGCGGCATGGTCCGTCGGCCTGTCGCTTAGGCGTAGACGCATGTCGAGTATCGTTGAAAACGCCGGGCGTAGTGTCGCCCGGCCCGGGTTAATCAGCGACGGCAAGTGAGATGGCACGGAAGGATTCATCGAGTCACTTTATTCTTTTCTAAGTAGGAGCCGTCATGTCTCATATGAATACGATTTTTCAATTAGACGAAGAAACGCTTGCGGCATTGCACGAACTCACACGAGCTTTGCACGACAGTCAAACGGCGCTCACCGATTCCGCCGCGAAGGTCGAATGCCCGCAAACAGCGCGGCTTTTCTACGAATTGGCGACGCGTCGCGCTCAGTTGGAGCATGAGTTGCGTCAGTACATACAGCTAAACGACGAGAATCCTCCTTCCTCCGGCACGCTGATGGGAGAAGCCCAAAAGTTATGGATGGCGCTTCGTTCTTCGGTCTCGGGAGGAAAGCTGGAATTCATCCTAGCGGACATGGAGCGTTTGGAGGATTATCTGGTCGATGAATATAAGACGTTATTACCCAAGACTGCCGGCAGTCCCTTAAGCGCCGTCCTCCACGAACAGTTCGTTGCAGTCAAGCAGGGTCGCGATCAAGTTCGCGAATTCCGCCAACAGAAATTGCAATAGAACAACCGATCCTTCCGAAAGGCGATCGGAAGAAGTTGGGTGATGGGAGGGAACGCGGCTGCAAGTGCAGCCGCGTTCTTTATTTCGCCAAGGAGAATAATCATGAGCCAAGATTGTCTAATCGGCGCGTTTGATTCGTCGAACGATTGGGAAACCGCCCAACGTGAAATGGAGTTGCGAGGACTGACGACCGCTAACTTCAAACTAGTGCGCGATGTGCACGACCTGCGTGCGCTTGCGCCCCATATCGCCATGCAAACCGATCAAGCGAAGCCGCGACTTTTATGGGGTGCTGCGCTGGGCGGATTGCTCGGCGCGGTCGGATCGTTTTTCGCCATGTTTGCGCTTGGAGGAGAGTTGGCGGCGAGCAGCGCACCGCTAGGAATCGCCGTGACTGGAGCAATCGTCGGCGCGCTGATTGGCGCTATGTCTGGCTGGGGACGTCCCCGTGACCAGGAAGCGGAGATCATGGCCTTGTTCGCTGATCGACAAGGTGTCGTCGTACGCGGCGATCCCGAGCAACTCGCCCAGGCCGAACACGCGCTGCGTGCGGCCGACGCCGTCGTGATTCGCTACTACGCCGCCCCGGCCGATTCGCCAGAACGCATTGCCGAAGGAATAGACATGGAGGAAGAAAGCCGCCCTCATCGGGCGGCCTAAAAGATGACATGGAGAGGGCTACGAAGAGAAGGGGGGGAGTTATTCGTCCCCTTTGACGACCTGTTCGACGGTTATGCCGAGCGCCCGCATTTTGTGACGCAGGCTGCCGCGGGTAATTCCGAGCAGAACGGCCGCTTTCGATTGATTGCCGGCGGTCTTGTCGAGTACGAACGAAAGCAGTCGGTGCTCCATCCACTCTAGCGATTCGGCGTACATATCTTCTGAGTCGCGACTTTCGAGTTGTCCTAAAAAGACGTCGAAGGCGTCATCTTGATTGCCGGAAGAAGTGCCGCGCGTGGGAGACGCTTCACCAAAAACTTCCGGCGGGAGCCACTCTGGCGCTAGGACGGTTGATGTGGCCATTAACATCGATTTACGCAGTACGCCTTGCAATTCGCGGATGTTGCCGGGCCAGTCGTACGACTTGAGCCGAGCGAGCGATTCGGCCGAAAGTCCGGTAATTTCTTTTCCCAACTGTTTGTTGAACTGCTTCAGGAAGTATTGAACCAGTTGCTCAAGATCGCCGTCCCGATCACGGAGCGGCGGGATCGCGATTTCAAACGACTTCAAGCGATGAAACAGGTCCAAGCGAAAATCACCATCCGCGATCATCTCTTCCAGGTCGCGATTGGTCGCCGAGATGATGCGGACATCGGTGGTGATTGTTTCGGCTCCGCCGAGACGCTCAAAGCGTTGGTCCTGTAACAGGCGAAGAACTTTGGCTTGGATCGTGAGAGACATGTCCCCCACTTCGTCCAGGAAAATTGTGCCGCCGTTGCATTGCTCGAACTTGCCGATGCGACGCGAGTCGGCCCCGGTAAAGGCGCCTTTCTCGTGGCCGAACAGTTCGCTTTCGAGCAAGGTTTCGCTCAGTGCGGCGCAATTGACCGCCAAAAAGGGTTGGTCATTGCGATTGCTGTGCTGATAGATCGCCCGCGCGATCAGTTCTTTGCCGCTGCCGCTTTCGCCGCGAATGAGCACGTTGACGTTCTGGGCGGCGACGCGGCCCACTTCTTTATAGACCGCCAACATTTGCGGACTGCGACCGACCAGCAGATCGCCGGTCTCGTTTTCGTCCTCTTGCTGGGGAGTCAGTACGACCGGCTCGTGCATCAAGCGGCGATTCTCGATCGCTCGTTCGACCAGTTCTTGGACCATGCCTACATCGAGCGGCTTGACCAAATAGTCATAGGCGCCCAATTTCATCGCCTCGATGGTCGTTTCGCTATCGTCGCGACCAGTGACGAAAATAATCGGTAATTTAGAGTCGATCTTCCGGATCTGGCGGGCAATTTCGAGACCGCTGATCTCCGGCAACATAATGTCCAGCAGCAGTACGTCGACTGCATGGTTTTCGATCAGCGGAATCACTTCGGCGGCGCGCTGAGCGGTCAGAACGTCAACAGCACTACCTTCAAAGCAACGCTGAACGAGGCGCGCTACAGCTCGATCGTCATCTACGACAAGAATCTGCGTCATGGGTGTATAGAGACCTGCGGATCTTCCGCGCCTCCTCCTCAAGTGTTATTCCCGGCTAGCGACAGTTTACTCCCAGACGTATCGATCAGTCTAGTTGCGACTGGACAGCGACAGGGGTTTGCGCAAAACTTTGTCAAACTACCGCAAAAAGTGGGGCAATAACTGCGGGGGAAATATGGCCCCAGCCAAGGACTACTGCGCCAGATTTTCGTCAGCCGTCACCGGACGTTGCATCTGCTCTAAATGAATCTGGTCGATATCGAGACAAGCACTTTCGACATAGAACCCCAGTTTTCCCTCCGAAAACGTCTGATCAGCCAGGGAAATTACGATGCGATGGTCGATCGAAAACTCGATGTAGCTGCCGTAAGCTACTAGGCGAATCTCGCAGGGACGGTCCAAACGGCTTCGCCAGTAGCCGGCTTGCAGCGTGTCAAAACGCATCATGTGCTCGCCGGTCGCTGCATGGTCAGTCGCCCAGGATCGCAGCTGAGCGACTCCGCGATACATATCCAGCGACATGAAATAGCCGTCCTGCGTCTCGGGGTTGATCCGAAAGACGAGCCCGCATTTGCCGTTGCCTTGCATGTCTAGCCGCGCCCGAAAGCGAAAACAATCGACCGTCGAGTGAAACAAAAACGCCTGAAAACCGGCGTCGTTTCGTAAGCGAATCGAACTGGCCTCATTATTTACTTCGGCCGAACCATCCTTGTCGGCCAGCATTTTCGAGATCTGAAAAACCTCGCTGGTCACGTCGGCTTTAATTCGTTTGTCGAAGCCTTCAAACGACGCGACCTGCAATTGACCGTCCGAGAGTTGCCGAATTCGCTTGGGCGGAGGAAGCAGATTTTTCACCGTCCGCTTCGTGATGTCATGCGAGTAAAAATTCCAGATCATCGGGCCATGGTCGTCAAAGCAGATTCGCCCGGCGTAGTTTCCCTTGGGCAAGAGAACGTTGTCGAAAAAGTTCGCCCACGGCTTTTCAAGATCGGAAGCGTGCCAGTAACGAATTTTGGCGTCTTCTCGGATGCTGCCGATCAAATATCGTTCGCCGCGCAGCTTCATCAGGTTGGGGACTTCGATGTCATCGTACAGCCCGGGATGAAACAGGCTGGGATTCGCTTCAAATTGGTTTTCGGCGGTTTCTTCCAACAAAGCGACGCAGCCGCGACGACAGACCGGACCATCCGGAACGCGGGCTGCTGCTAGCAGCCAGCCTTGGTTTTCGTCTCGATAATAGAACGGGTCACGCCAACTGATCCAACTGCGACCCTCAGACAATTTACTTTCGTAGTAGGGCGCCGGCGACTCCAGCGGGAAATGGCTCGTCTCTTCATAGTGCGCGTTAATGTTGCTGGCCGGCGCGTTCTTCACGCGGCAACGCTTGCATTGGCTGACCCAGCGGACCGGTGATTTGACCCATTGGTACAAGTCGTCGCTGGTCGCCATCCCTAGTCGCTGCACCAATCCGTTGTCATGCTGCGCGAGCCCGGTGTAGAACATTCGCCATGAATTTGGCTTGAACGGATTGGGCGTCACGTGCATCGTCCAGAGCATCGAATCGTCCCACGCGCCGGGATGTCCGATAAACAGCGCATTCTCGACGCGATGCCAGGCCAGACCATCGTCACTGACCGCATGTGCGATAAAGTCGTGATTCGGCAGAACGAGGTGAAAGAGGTGATACAGCCCGTCGTGAAACACGACGTCGACGTCTCCCATCGTCTTGCGACTGCTTTCCGACTCTTGGTACATATGCGTAAAACCGTTCCTGCTGCGAGATCAAAGTTTCCCCTCTAATCTAGCAGGTCGCTCAGATGAACCAAGATTAGTCTGCTCTTCGTTGCCCGCAGCGCGAGTTTTGGAGTTGCGTTATTTCCCTGGTTGGCCGCGATAGCTCCGCTATCCGCGGCGGCGCAGCCGTAAGAGGCATTGGTTGGTTCCCGGTAAGCAGTTCAGGGGCTTTTCGACATTTCCAACGGTATAGCGACCACCGAAGTAAGTCCGGCCGCGGCTCGATGCCTCCTACCGACTTCGTCGGCCCCGATAGCGGAGCTATCCGGGCCAACCGGAATCCGTTCGGCCAAATAGCGCAACGGGATACGAAGATCGCCGCTATTGCTGCATCGCAAATAGCAAGATATTCGCTGCGATTCGCGCCGCGTCTTCCCGCACATACCCCTTGCATTGCAGGGAGGAGCCATTTTCCATCGCGCAGCTGATGTCCAGCGGCGAAAAGACGACGATCAGGCGATCATCCAGCCACAGGCCTTCTAATTTGGGGGCCTGACGTGATTGGGTCGCCTGCAAGCCTTCCCCTTCCTGACGCTCTTGCGGATCGTTGACGGTGACGGTGGTGATATCAAAGCCGTTGTAGGCGTCGGAGTAGATGGGGTGATCGAGCGGAATTTCTTTCAGCTCGGCGTCGGGAAACATCATCTTCATTTCGCGGCGCAGCGCGGTGGTGAACGGCACGCTGGCGCAAATCGAGTCGGCGAAGAGAAATCCGCCGCGCGATAAATGCTCGGCCAAAGTAGTCCGATCTTTGGGAGTGAAGCGGAAGTCGCGCCGCCCATGCATAAAGATGATCGGGTACTCGTACAGCTTGTCATAGCTGGCCGGAATCAGGTGGGGCGAAGCGTCAAAGCGAAAATCAAGCTGCCGTCCCGCTACTTTAACCATGTTGGTCAGCGCCGCGGGAGCGTCGTCGGCGCCGCCGTTATGTTGCAGCTTGGCGACGACCAGCGTGTTGCGCAACTGGCCATCTTCGACCCCCAGCGTATCGTCGATCTCGATATCTTCCAGCTTGTCTTTCAGCTTGCGTCCCGTCGCGTAGGCCAACACGTTGGCGCCCATCAAGCTGCCGGCTTCGATCTGGGCGCGAACCGACGCCGGATAATTGGCAGTCGCTTCGCTGCGGTTCAGTTCCCAAAAGCAGCCGAGATCTTCAGGGCAATAAACGACGCTGGTGCGGCAGCAAGCGTCGATTCCGAGCAGCGGTTTGGCGTACTTCGCTTCGATCGGCGCTTCGGCGAACCAGATCGGATGATCCGGCGGCAACAGACGTAGCGGAGCGTCGGGGAAGATTCGTTTCATCAATGCGCGAAAGTCGGCGTCAAACTTGGCGCCGCCGCACGCCGCTTCGGCAAAGACGAAGCCTCCTTGCTCGATATACTGCTTCAAGCTTTTTTCTTGCTCTGGCGTCAGTTTCAATCCGTCTCGCCCGCTGATCCACAGGACTGGCGTTTGCAGCAGATCTTCGGTCGTCGCATGCGCGGCGTCGACCACTTGCCAGGTCATCCGCTGATTGCCCCAGCGCGGCTCGATAAAGTGAGTCAAATTGGCGATGTCGCTGCGGTGGCGATTCCAGTCGTTGCTGACCGTATTGCGCGGGCCGGCGGCGTCATGTTTGTATTTGGCGACCAAGACCGGCCGGCGACCTTTGGCCAGAAAGAGGAGCGCCAGCGAAGTTGAGACCGCCGGATGCGTGACTTCGGCGTTGCCGGTGCCGCGCCACGAACCGCTTAGCGTGTCTTGGTTGTTGACCAGCATCTCGGCGCCTTCGCGATACCAATCATGCTCGCCGATAAAGCGTCGCCCGCCCAAGCGTCCGACTCGTTCGACCGCATACAAATAGTAAAGCAAATTGAGCGAATCGCCCCCGTCGGCTGGGTTGGTATAGACCGTAAAGTTGCGGCCGAGCCAGGCGTAGCCATCTTCAATCGCATCGTTGGGGGTTTGCTGTCCGCAACATTGGATGTGTTCGCCGTTGACCTGGGCGTCTCCCTCGGCCAGACGTTTGGTGGTGATGATCATCGACGAGATTCCGGCCGCCGTCATGCTGCCGCGTCCCGGCGATTTCGGCAGATAGCCCCACGAGCCGTTCGGGTTTTGCGATTTTTCCCAGTAGTCGTGCGAGACGCGCCAGGTGGGTTCGTCAATCTTCGCTCCTACATGGGCCGCTTCATCCAGCGCTAGAATTGCGAATTGCGTATTGGAGTTGTCGCCGCCGCCGCCGCCGCGCGGATCCGAATAGGTCCACATGCCGCTCCGGTCGCCGCCGCGGATTTGAATTCCGGCCAACTTTTGGGCGTTGGCGACGATGCTCGCTTTGCGTCCGGTCGGATCGGTCATGCTGTAGGCCATGATTTGCAGACTGAGCGCATAGGTA
The nucleotide sequence above comes from Blastopirellula sp. J2-11. Encoded proteins:
- a CDS encoding exopolysaccharide biosynthesis protein, which encodes METACATEKPENLSDVLDQLVDNTTGENASFGDVMDALNSRSFGPVLLVPAVLAVSPLGAIPGVSIFTGALIFVIAAQMLAARSHIWLPKRLLAFSFSREKLVNSVKSTRPWAVWFEPWIHNRLSFLIEAPFRQAIALVVMILAALFVPLAFLPFAVAVPGTAIALIALGMTAKDGALVLAGCTASIAAIVLAVVFWPF
- a CDS encoding response regulator; the encoded protein is MAAQLWHPEELIDCDDVAQRLRRRHSEVAPAEAGEAVLRAFVEKQPVIELLDSTLHADQSLSILAIPVFLDDKPVLAIELFGDSEKLEDPRIKMKLADAMRGLSVLAACWRRDESYQRLAQIVDSSYDAIISRDIDDQITSWNAGAEAVYGYQAEEALGKPISLLFPPTQHEEEPEIVEARVHGKRLTQFETERRRRDGRIISVSITVSPLRDANERIIGVSTIERDISERKFAERELQKAKAAAERANRARSEFLANVSHEIRTPMNAIIGMTKLTLAEDLPEAVRDYVETANSSAHTLLSLLNDILDFSKIEAGKFTIDRSEFNLRQTIDATMRALSERAFSKGLEVAIDYDSRIPEELIGDAIRLRQIITNLVSNAVKFTERGEVLLSVKLLRRFPREVRIRFTINDTGVGITEADQKRIFEPFTQVDSSSTRNFGGSGLGLTICHELLELMGGRLELSSEPGVGSRFSFALLFPRTRTAESRLRSAILPPEFAGMQVLVVDDNETNRKILRELLRSWELDAFTTSDAEEAIRLFSEKQKVGDPFDLVLIDALMPGIDGYDLCKRLGEVAGKTPPIVLMAAPSDRHHFREREEDLPIRSTLAKPITASSLHDSLVEAMAIAAPESQRSRSVEVLSSFNALRVMLVEDTAANRKLVTSLLKKRGHIVVEAHNGREALEKYRDDEFDVILMDVQMPIMDGLQTTAAIRQIEREEGFEATPIIAMTAHAMQGDREKCLGAGMDAYISKPIDIDDLLATLESLANDFSNSMNGENESNPIKIRPQGEPLHLESTLERLGGDLELFRDFVGFYDEDSQALLRDLVEASQAGDARRLELASHSLKGLAGNVGGEAASHLAAQMEEAVRSGKIEQAQGMIDAMLAEFDRLAKALEPFRR
- a CDS encoding DUF1328 family protein; its protein translation is MLSWALMFFIIALIAAGLGFGGVAGAAAGIAKILFFVFLVLFVVSLLGGMVRRPVA
- a CDS encoding PA2169 family four-helix-bundle protein, which produces MSHMNTIFQLDEETLAALHELTRALHDSQTALTDSAAKVECPQTARLFYELATRRAQLEHELRQYIQLNDENPPSSGTLMGEAQKLWMALRSSVSGGKLEFILADMERLEDYLVDEYKTLLPKTAGSPLSAVLHEQFVAVKQGRDQVREFRQQKLQ
- a CDS encoding sigma-54-dependent transcriptional regulator produces the protein MTQILVVDDDRAVARLVQRCFEGSAVDVLTAQRAAEVIPLIENHAVDVLLLDIMLPEISGLEIARQIRKIDSKLPIIFVTGRDDSETTIEAMKLGAYDYLVKPLDVGMVQELVERAIENRRLMHEPVVLTPQQEDENETGDLLVGRSPQMLAVYKEVGRVAAQNVNVLIRGESGSGKELIARAIYQHSNRNDQPFLAVNCAALSETLLESELFGHEKGAFTGADSRRIGKFEQCNGGTIFLDEVGDMSLTIQAKVLRLLQDQRFERLGGAETITTDVRIISATNRDLEEMIADGDFRLDLFHRLKSFEIAIPPLRDRDGDLEQLVQYFLKQFNKQLGKEITGLSAESLARLKSYDWPGNIRELQGVLRKSMLMATSTVLAPEWLPPEVFGEASPTRGTSSGNQDDAFDVFLGQLESRDSEDMYAESLEWMEHRLLSFVLDKTAGNQSKAAVLLGITRGSLRHKMRALGITVEQVVKGDE
- a CDS encoding glycosyl hydrolase, which encodes MYQESESSRKTMGDVDVVFHDGLYHLFHLVLPNHDFIAHAVSDDGLAWHRVENALFIGHPGAWDDSMLWTMHVTPNPFKPNSWRMFYTGLAQHDNGLVQRLGMATSDDLYQWVKSPVRWVSQCKRCRVKNAPASNINAHYEETSHFPLESPAPYYESKLSEGRSWISWRDPFYYRDENQGWLLAAARVPDGPVCRRGCVALLEETAENQFEANPSLFHPGLYDDIEVPNLMKLRGERYLIGSIREDAKIRYWHASDLEKPWANFFDNVLLPKGNYAGRICFDDHGPMIWNFYSHDITKRTVKNLLPPPKRIRQLSDGQLQVASFEGFDKRIKADVTSEVFQISKMLADKDGSAEVNNEASSIRLRNDAGFQAFLFHSTVDCFRFRARLDMQGNGKCGLVFRINPETQDGYFMSLDMYRGVAQLRSWATDHAATGEHMMRFDTLQAGYWRSRLDRPCEIRLVAYGSYIEFSIDHRIVISLADQTFSEGKLGFYVESACLDIDQIHLEQMQRPVTADENLAQ
- a CDS encoding DUF4159 domain-containing protein, whose translation is MSTIHRCTASPFTVPGKLTQLAYATLAIVTIAATLSTNLSTAAAQNVQRGGNPVTPQRVNEAIARGVNFLRKQQQSDGGWSEYPGQPGGVTSLVMLALIESGLDEDDPALTKGLQYLETKIGQPEHTYALSLQIMAYSMTDPTGRKASIVANAQKLAGIQIRGGDRSGMWTYSDPRGGGGGDNSNTQFAILALDEAAHVGAKIDEPTWRVSHDYWEKSQNPNGSWGYLPKSPGRGSMTAAGISSMIITTKRLAEGDAQVNGEHIQCCGQQTPNDAIEDGYAWLGRNFTVYTNPADGGDSLNLLYYLYAVERVGRLGGRRFIGEHDWYREGAEMLVNNQDTLSGSWRGTGNAEVTHPAVSTSLALLFLAKGRRPVLVAKYKHDAAGPRNTVSNDWNRHRSDIANLTHFIEPRWGNQRMTWQVVDAAHATTEDLLQTPVLWISGRDGLKLTPEQEKSLKQYIEQGGFVFAEAACGGAKFDADFRALMKRIFPDAPLRLLPPDHPIWFAEAPIEAKYAKPLLGIDACCRTSVVYCPEDLGCFWELNRSEATANYPASVRAQIEAGSLMGANVLAYATGRKLKDKLEDIEIDDTLGVEDGQLRNTLVVAKLQHNGGADDAPAALTNMVKVAGRQLDFRFDASPHLIPASYDKLYEYPIIFMHGRRDFRFTPKDRTTLAEHLSRGGFLFADSICASVPFTTALRREMKMMFPDAELKEIPLDHPIYSDAYNGFDITTVTVNDPQERQEGEGLQATQSRQAPKLEGLWLDDRLIVVFSPLDISCAMENGSSLQCKGYVREDAARIAANILLFAMQQ